A single region of the Streptomyces sp. AM 4-1-1 genome encodes:
- a CDS encoding YraN family protein, with translation MNARGALGRYGENLAVRLLVDAGMAVLERNWRCRAGEIDIVAMDGDALVVCEVKTRRAGSFEHPMAAVTPVKAERLRGLAESWLTARWLAAHGGPPSGGVRIDLVGVLLPRRGAPVAEHARGVA, from the coding sequence ATGAACGCACGGGGGGCACTCGGGCGGTACGGCGAGAATCTGGCGGTCCGGCTGCTGGTGGACGCCGGGATGGCGGTGCTGGAGCGCAACTGGCGTTGCCGGGCCGGTGAGATCGACATCGTCGCCATGGACGGCGACGCACTGGTCGTCTGCGAGGTCAAGACCCGCAGGGCCGGGTCCTTCGAGCATCCGATGGCGGCCGTCACACCGGTCAAGGCGGAGCGGCTGCGGGGGCTCGCCGAGAGCTGGCTGACCGCGCGCTGGCTCGCCGCGCACGGGGGGCCGCCGTCCGGCGGGGTCCGGATCGATCTCGTCGGGGTGCTGCTGCCCAGGCGTGGCGCACCGGTCGCCGAGCACGCGCGGGGGGTGGCCTGA
- the ffh gene encoding signal recognition particle protein, with product MFDTLSDRLSATFKNLRGKGRLSDADIDATAREIRIALLEADVALPVVRSFIAKVKERARGVEVSQALNPAQQMIKIVNEELVGILGGETRRLRFAKTAPTVIMLAGLQGAGKTTLAGKLGFWLKGQGHSPLLVACDLQRPNAVNQLSVVADRAGVAVYAPEPGNGVGDPVKVAKDSIEHARAKQYDVVIVDTAGRLGIDQELMRQAADIRDAVSPDEVLFVVDAMIGQDAVNTAEAFRDGVGFDGVVLSKLDGDARGGAALSIAHVTGKQIMFASNGEKLEDFDAFHPDRMASRILDMGDLLTLIEQAEKTFSQEEAAKMASKLASSKGKDFTLDDFLSQMEQVRKMGSIGKLLGMLPGMGQIKDQINNIDERDVDRTAAIIKSMTPRERAEPTIINGSRRARIAKGSGVEVSAVKNLVERFFEARKMMSKMAQGGGMPGMPGMPGMGGGPGRQKKQQKQAKGKRKSGNPMKRKAEEQAAVARREQAAAEGGAFGLPAGEQDKNFELPDEFKKFMG from the coding sequence GTGTTCGATACTCTCTCCGACCGCCTTAGCGCGACCTTCAAGAACCTCAGGGGCAAGGGCCGTCTGTCCGACGCGGACATCGACGCCACGGCGCGCGAGATCCGTATCGCCCTGCTGGAAGCCGATGTCGCGCTGCCCGTCGTGCGTTCGTTCATCGCCAAGGTCAAGGAACGGGCGCGCGGTGTCGAGGTCTCGCAGGCGCTGAACCCCGCGCAGCAGATGATCAAGATCGTCAACGAGGAGCTTGTCGGCATCCTCGGTGGCGAGACCAGGCGGCTGCGGTTCGCCAAGACCGCGCCCACGGTGATCATGCTCGCGGGTCTCCAGGGTGCCGGTAAGACGACCCTCGCCGGAAAGCTCGGTTTCTGGCTCAAGGGCCAGGGGCACTCCCCGCTGCTCGTCGCCTGTGACCTCCAGCGCCCGAACGCCGTGAACCAGCTGAGCGTGGTGGCCGACCGGGCGGGTGTCGCGGTCTACGCCCCCGAGCCGGGCAACGGTGTCGGTGACCCGGTGAAGGTCGCGAAGGACTCGATCGAGCACGCCAGGGCGAAGCAGTACGACGTGGTCATCGTCGACACCGCGGGCCGTCTGGGCATCGACCAGGAGCTGATGCGGCAGGCCGCGGACATCCGCGACGCCGTCAGCCCCGACGAGGTCCTTTTCGTCGTCGACGCGATGATCGGCCAGGACGCGGTCAACACCGCCGAGGCGTTCCGGGACGGTGTCGGCTTCGACGGTGTGGTGCTCTCCAAGCTCGACGGCGACGCCCGGGGCGGCGCGGCCCTGTCGATCGCCCACGTCACCGGCAAGCAGATCATGTTCGCGTCGAACGGTGAGAAGCTTGAGGACTTCGACGCCTTCCACCCCGACCGCATGGCGTCCCGCATTCTCGACATGGGTGACCTCCTCACCCTGATCGAGCAGGCGGAGAAGACGTTCAGCCAGGAAGAGGCCGCCAAAATGGCCTCCAAGCTGGCGAGCAGCAAGGGCAAGGACTTCACGCTCGACGACTTCCTGTCGCAGATGGAGCAGGTCAGGAAGATGGGCAGCATCGGCAAGCTGCTCGGCATGCTGCCCGGCATGGGACAGATCAAGGACCAGATCAACAACATCGACGAGCGTGACGTGGACCGTACCGCCGCGATCATCAAGTCGATGACCCCGCGTGAGCGCGCGGAGCCGACGATCATCAACGGTTCGCGGCGGGCCCGTATCGCCAAGGGCTCCGGCGTCGAGGTGTCCGCGGTGAAGAACCTCGTGGAACGGTTCTTCGAGGCCCGCAAGATGATGTCGAAGATGGCGCAGGGCGGCGGAATGCCTGGTATGCCGGGGATGCCTGGCATGGGGGGCGGGCCCGGTCGGCAGAAGAAGCAGCAGAAGCAGGCCAAGGGCAAGCGCAAGAGCGGCAACCCGATGAAGCGGAAGGCCGAGGAGCAGGCCGCGGTGGCCCGGCGAGAGCAGGCCGCCGCCGAGGGCGGTGCGTTCGGGCTGCCGGCCGGGGAGCAGGACAAGAACTTCGAGCTGCCCGACGAGTTCAAGAAGTTCATGGGCTGA
- a CDS encoding DUF2469 domain-containing protein, protein MSAEDLEKYETEMELKLYREYRDVVGLFKYVIETERRFYLTNDYEMQVHSVQGEVFFEVSMADAWVWDMYRPARFVKQVRVLTFKDVNIEELNKSDLELPGG, encoded by the coding sequence ATGAGTGCCGAGGACCTCGAGAAGTACGAGACCGAGATGGAGCTGAAGCTCTACCGGGAGTACCGCGATGTCGTCGGTCTGTTCAAATACGTGATCGAGACCGAGCGCCGCTTCTACCTCACCAATGACTACGAGATGCAGGTGCACTCGGTCCAGGGCGAGGTGTTCTTCGAGGTGTCGATGGCGGACGCCTGGGTCTGGGACATGTACCGGCCCGCCCGTTTCGTCAAGCAGGTGCGGGTGCTGACGTTCAAGGACGTCAACATCGAGGAGCTCAACAAGAGCGATCTGGAGCTTCCGGGTGGCTGA
- the rpsP gene encoding 30S ribosomal protein S16: MAVKIKLKRLGKIRSPHYRIVVADSRTRRDGRAIEEIGLYHPVQNPSRIEVNSERAQYWLSVGAQPTEPVMAILKLTGDWQAHKGLPAPAPLLQPEPKADKRALFEALTKDGGDESKGEAITQKAKKADKKADEAADATSTESTEA; this comes from the coding sequence GTGGCAGTCAAGATCAAGCTGAAGCGTCTGGGCAAGATCCGTTCGCCTCACTACCGCATCGTCGTCGCCGACTCCCGTACCCGCCGTGACGGCCGGGCCATCGAGGAGATCGGCCTGTACCACCCGGTGCAGAACCCGTCGCGCATCGAGGTCAACTCGGAGCGTGCCCAGTACTGGCTGTCCGTCGGCGCCCAGCCGACCGAGCCGGTCATGGCCATCCTGAAGCTCACCGGTGACTGGCAGGCCCACAAGGGTCTCCCGGCCCCCGCGCCGCTGCTGCAGCCGGAGCCCAAGGCCGACAAGCGCGCCCTGTTCGAGGCTCTGACCAAGGACGGCGGCGACGAGTCCAAGGGTGAGGCCATCACTCAGAAGGCGAAGAAGGCCGACAAGAAGGCGGACGAGGCTGCTGACGCCACGTCCACCGAGTCGACCGAGGCCTGA
- the lepB gene encoding signal peptidase I has translation MDTEDQHTERDRSSTPPTGPEERSRFSRLTERIGSSSPSWGRVGLLGGVCMVFLLLFSAFVIQPFRIPSGSMESTLRVGDRVLVNKLAYRFGSAPGRGDVVVFDGTGSFVREAPGRNPVTGLLRGAGASLGLTEPADTDFVKRVVGVGGDRVVCCDPRGRLQVNGRPVDEDYLHPGDVPSAVTFDIVVPDGTLWVMGDHRSRSRDSRDHLGEPGGGMVPVDKVIGRVDWLGWPLGRLGSLPGTDAFDGVRAPGRAHG, from the coding sequence ATGGACACGGAAGACCAGCACACGGAGCGCGACCGTTCCTCCACACCCCCTACGGGGCCGGAGGAGAGGTCGCGCTTCTCGCGTCTCACGGAGCGCATCGGGTCGTCGTCGCCGTCGTGGGGGCGGGTGGGGCTCCTCGGGGGCGTCTGCATGGTGTTCCTGCTGCTCTTCAGCGCCTTTGTGATCCAGCCCTTCCGCATTCCCAGCGGCTCGATGGAGTCCACGCTGCGGGTGGGGGACCGGGTGCTGGTCAACAAGCTGGCGTACCGGTTCGGCTCCGCGCCGGGCCGTGGTGACGTCGTGGTGTTCGACGGCACCGGCTCCTTCGTACGGGAGGCGCCCGGCCGGAACCCCGTCACCGGTCTGCTCCGCGGAGCCGGAGCCTCGCTGGGACTGACGGAACCCGCCGACACGGACTTCGTGAAACGGGTGGTCGGTGTGGGCGGCGACCGGGTCGTCTGCTGCGACCCGCGGGGGAGGCTCCAGGTGAACGGCCGCCCGGTCGACGAGGACTACCTCCACCCGGGTGACGTGCCGTCCGCGGTGACCTTCGACATCGTGGTCCCCGACGGCACCCTCTGGGTGATGGGCGACCACCGGAGCCGGTCGCGTGACTCGCGGGACCACCTGGGGGAGCCGGGCGGCGGCATGGTGCCGGTCGACAAGGTGATCGGGCGGGTGGACTGGCTCGGCTGGCCGCTGGGCCGGCTGGGTTCCCTGCCGGGCACCGACGCGTTCGACGGCGTACGGGCACCGGGCCGGGCCCATGGGTAG
- the trmD gene encoding tRNA (guanosine(37)-N1)-methyltransferase TrmD gives MRLDVVTIFPEYLNPLNVSLVGKARARGRLDVHLHDLRDWTYDRHNTVDDTPYGGGPGMVMKTEPWGDALDDVLASGYEAGARSPVLVVPTPSGRPFTQELAVELSEQPWLIFAPARYEGIDRRVTEEYATRMPVHEVSIGDYVLAGGEAAVLVITEAVARLLPGVLGNAESHRDDSFAPGAMADLLEGPVYTKPPEWRGRGIPDVLLSGHHGRIARWRRDEAFRRTALNRPDLIERCDAAGFDKKDRETLSILGWSPRPDGRFWRRPEAVEE, from the coding sequence ATGCGTCTCGACGTCGTCACGATCTTCCCGGAGTACCTGAATCCGCTGAACGTCTCACTGGTCGGCAAGGCCCGCGCCCGGGGGCGTCTCGACGTGCACCTGCACGATCTGCGGGACTGGACGTACGACCGGCACAACACGGTCGACGACACCCCGTACGGCGGCGGGCCCGGCATGGTCATGAAGACCGAGCCGTGGGGCGACGCCCTCGACGACGTGCTGGCGAGCGGGTACGAGGCCGGGGCGCGTTCCCCGGTCCTGGTGGTGCCCACACCCAGTGGCCGCCCCTTCACCCAGGAGCTGGCCGTCGAGCTGTCCGAACAGCCGTGGCTGATCTTCGCCCCGGCGCGCTACGAGGGCATCGACCGGCGGGTGACGGAGGAGTACGCGACCCGGATGCCGGTCCACGAGGTGTCCATCGGCGACTACGTCCTGGCGGGCGGGGAGGCCGCGGTCCTGGTGATCACGGAGGCGGTGGCCCGGCTGCTGCCCGGCGTCCTGGGCAACGCCGAATCGCACCGCGACGACTCCTTCGCGCCCGGGGCGATGGCCGATCTCCTGGAGGGGCCCGTCTACACCAAGCCGCCCGAGTGGCGCGGCCGGGGCATCCCGGACGTCCTGCTCAGCGGCCACCACGGCAGGATCGCGCGCTGGCGCAGGGACGAGGCGTTCCGTCGTACCGCGCTCAACCGGCCCGATCTCATCGAGCGCTGTGACGCGGCCGGCTTCGACAAGAAGGACCGCGAAACGCTCTCCATCCTCGGCTGGTCACCGCGGCCCGACGGCCGATTTTGGCGCAGACCCGAGGCCGTGGAAGAATAG
- the rimM gene encoding ribosome maturation factor RimM (Essential for efficient processing of 16S rRNA) — translation MQLVVARIGRAHGIKGEVTVEVRTDEPELRLGPGAVLATDPASTGPLTIETGRVHSGRLLLRFEGVRDRTAAEALRNTLLIADVDPEDLPEDPEEFYDHQLMDLDVVLADGTGIGRITEITHLPSQDLFIVERPDGSEVMIPFVEEIVAEIDLAEQRAVITPPPGLIDDSQAVVASARDESGTTDEPAKAEKSAKADKPGDED, via the coding sequence GTGCAGTTGGTAGTCGCGCGGATCGGTCGCGCCCACGGCATCAAGGGTGAGGTCACCGTCGAGGTCCGTACGGACGAGCCCGAGCTGAGACTCGGCCCCGGAGCCGTACTGGCGACCGACCCGGCCTCGACCGGACCGCTGACGATCGAGACCGGCCGGGTGCACAGCGGCCGGCTGCTGCTGCGCTTCGAAGGAGTGCGCGACCGCACCGCGGCCGAGGCCCTGCGCAACACCCTGCTCATCGCGGACGTCGACCCGGAGGACCTGCCGGAGGACCCCGAGGAGTTCTACGACCATCAGCTGATGGACCTTGACGTGGTGCTCGCGGACGGCACCGGAATCGGCCGGATCACCGAGATCACGCATCTGCCGTCGCAGGACCTCTTCATCGTGGAGCGCCCGGACGGCAGCGAGGTGATGATCCCGTTCGTCGAGGAGATCGTCGCCGAGATCGATCTGGCGGAGCAGCGCGCGGTCATCACCCCGCCGCCCGGCCTGATCGACGACAGCCAGGCCGTGGTCGCCTCGGCGCGGGACGAGTCCGGGACGACGGACGAGCCCGCCAAGGCCGAGAAGTCCGCCAAGGCCGACAAGCCGGGGGACGAGGACTGA
- a CDS encoding NUDIX hydrolase, translating to MPVERRRVARVVLLDPDDRVLLMHGFEPGDPSDSWWFTPGGGLEGDETREQAALRELAEETGITEVELGPVIWQRICSFPFDGRRWDQDEWYFLARTERTVTDRRGFTELERRSVSGLRWWTSAELSAARETVYPTRLAELLRMLLEEGPPCTPLVLAPEIV from the coding sequence ATGCCCGTTGAGAGGCGCAGGGTCGCCCGTGTGGTACTGCTCGACCCGGACGACCGGGTGCTGCTGATGCACGGCTTCGAGCCCGGCGACCCCTCGGACAGCTGGTGGTTCACACCGGGTGGCGGGCTGGAGGGGGACGAGACCCGGGAGCAGGCCGCGCTGCGCGAGCTGGCGGAGGAGACGGGGATCACGGAGGTCGAGCTGGGGCCGGTGATCTGGCAGCGGATCTGCTCGTTCCCGTTCGACGGACGCCGCTGGGACCAGGACGAGTGGTACTTCCTGGCCCGTACGGAACGGACCGTCACCGACCGGCGCGGGTTCACCGAGCTGGAGCGACGCAGTGTCTCGGGCCTGAGATGGTGGACCTCCGCCGAACTGTCGGCGGCGCGTGAGACGGTGTACCCGACCAGACTCGCCGAGTTGCTTCGCATGCTGCTCGAAGAGGGTCCTCCGTGTACGCCGTTGGTTCTCGCCCCCGAAATCGTCTGA
- the lepB gene encoding signal peptidase I has protein sequence MSGTGRTGDGHGRLGSTLSGLAVAVGCVLFLGGFAWAAVVYKPYTVPTGSMTPTVRAGDRVLAERIAGDEVRRGDVVVFTDSEWGDLPMVKRVVGVGGDTVACCGPDGRLTVDGRAIDEPYLAKGPASLKNFTAEVPEGQLFLLGDERGGSLDSRVHLDDPGQGSVPRSAVRARVDAVAWPMDGMIGRPEAFAGLPGGVSSAGPLRLQLGALVAGVLLIVGGAAYGPIAARTGRAKRAKAAADAR, from the coding sequence ATGAGCGGAACAGGACGTACGGGTGACGGCCACGGCCGGCTCGGCAGCACGCTGTCCGGGCTGGCCGTGGCCGTCGGCTGTGTGCTCTTCCTGGGCGGCTTCGCCTGGGCGGCGGTGGTCTACAAGCCGTACACCGTGCCGACCGGGTCGATGACTCCGACGGTGCGCGCGGGGGACCGGGTGCTCGCGGAGCGGATAGCCGGCGACGAGGTCCGCCGCGGTGACGTGGTCGTCTTCACGGACAGCGAGTGGGGAGATCTGCCGATGGTGAAGCGGGTGGTCGGGGTCGGCGGCGACACGGTCGCCTGCTGCGGCCCGGACGGCCGACTCACGGTCGACGGCCGGGCGATCGACGAGCCGTACCTGGCGAAGGGTCCCGCCTCGCTGAAGAACTTCACCGCGGAGGTGCCCGAGGGACAGTTGTTCCTCCTCGGGGACGAACGCGGCGGCTCACTGGACTCCCGGGTCCATCTGGACGACCCGGGCCAGGGCTCGGTGCCGCGCAGCGCCGTACGGGCCAGGGTGGACGCCGTCGCCTGGCCGATGGACGGCATGATCGGGCGGCCGGAGGCGTTCGCCGGACTGCCCGGAGGAGTGTCGTCCGCCGGACCGCTGCGGCTTCAACTGGGGGCCTTGGTGGCCGGCGTCCTGCTGATCGTGGGAGGAGCCGCGTACGGCCCGATCGCGGCCAGGACGGGCCGTGCGAAGCGGGCGAAGGCCGCCGCCGATGCCCGTTGA
- the lepB gene encoding signal peptidase I, translating to MAVGARSGHDGPEDRPEHSESSAAETPETTDRNRDDGDSPDGGGSAPKKPRSFWKELPLLIGVALILALLIKTFLVQAFSIPSESMQDTLQKGDRVLVDKLTPWFGAEPERGEVVVFHDPGGWLDDAESPEPNVAQKFLSFIGLMPSAEEKDLIKRVIAIGGDTVECKKDGPVTVNGKALDDKSFIYPGNTACDDVPFGPIKVPKGRIWVMGDHRQDSRDSRYHQELPGQGTVSTDEVVGRAIVVAWPVNRWATLPVPKTFDQPGLNAAAGIAPAALGVAGALPLVLWRRKRLTGGRTDR from the coding sequence TTGGCGGTCGGCGCACGATCCGGACACGACGGGCCCGAGGACCGGCCGGAGCACAGCGAGTCGTCCGCGGCGGAGACGCCGGAGACGACGGACCGGAACCGGGACGACGGTGATTCACCGGACGGCGGCGGCTCGGCTCCCAAGAAGCCGCGCTCGTTCTGGAAGGAGCTGCCCCTGCTGATCGGCGTCGCGCTGATCCTGGCGCTGCTGATCAAGACGTTCCTGGTGCAGGCGTTCTCGATCCCCTCGGAGTCGATGCAGGACACGCTCCAGAAGGGCGACCGGGTTCTGGTCGACAAACTGACCCCGTGGTTCGGAGCGGAGCCGGAGCGTGGCGAGGTCGTGGTCTTCCACGATCCGGGCGGCTGGCTGGACGACGCGGAGAGCCCCGAGCCGAACGTGGCGCAGAAGTTCCTGAGCTTCATCGGGCTGATGCCGTCCGCGGAGGAGAAGGACCTGATCAAGCGGGTCATCGCGATCGGGGGCGACACGGTCGAGTGCAAGAAGGACGGCCCGGTCACGGTCAACGGCAAGGCACTGGACGACAAGTCGTTCATCTACCCCGGCAACACGGCCTGCGACGACGTGCCGTTCGGGCCGATCAAGGTCCCCAAGGGCCGGATCTGGGTGATGGGCGATCACCGCCAGGACTCCCGTGACTCCCGCTACCACCAGGAGCTGCCCGGCCAGGGCACCGTCTCCACGGACGAGGTCGTCGGCCGGGCGATCGTCGTGGCGTGGCCGGTCAACCGCTGGGCGACGCTGCCCGTTCCGAAGACCTTCGACCAGCCGGGCCTGAACGCCGCGGCCGGGATCGCCCCGGCGGCACTCGGGGTGGCCGGTGCGCTGCCGCTCGTGCTGTGGCGCAGGAAGAGGCTGACCGGCGGGCGTACCGACAGGTAG
- the lepB gene encoding signal peptidase I codes for MGSRGRRGGTSAPDGDPSAGGRPPPTRAERRRLARRVRRRRRRSAVTEIPLFLTAAVVIALVLKTFLVQAFVIPSGSMEQTIRIGDRVLVDKLTPWFGSEPERGDVVVFKDPGDWLRQESDGKKDPPVVLKQAQQALTFIGLLPSDDDRDLIKRVVAVGGDTVSCCARDGRVTVNGVPLEEPYVHPGDQPSSLKFEVKVPAGRLFVMGDHRSDSADSRFHLDEPGQGTVPLNRVVGRAFVIAWPFGRWSGLARPGTYASVPDARAGTAESTGPSNSVSSQDLNGKVPLPTPAELPLVMGVVGLHRLGRRRSHGVRSGCGGFGGRRTIRTRRARGPAGAQRVVRGGDAGDDGPEPGRR; via the coding sequence ATGGGTAGCCGGGGCAGGCGCGGTGGAACATCCGCCCCGGACGGCGACCCGTCCGCCGGGGGCCGCCCGCCGCCCACCCGCGCCGAGCGCCGCAGACTCGCCCGGCGGGTCAGACGACGCCGTCGCAGGTCGGCCGTCACGGAGATCCCCCTCTTCCTCACCGCGGCGGTGGTCATCGCCCTGGTCCTGAAGACGTTCCTGGTGCAGGCCTTCGTCATCCCGTCCGGATCGATGGAGCAGACCATCCGGATCGGCGACCGGGTCCTGGTCGACAAACTGACCCCGTGGTTCGGCTCCGAGCCGGAGCGGGGAGACGTCGTCGTCTTCAAGGACCCCGGCGACTGGCTGCGTCAGGAGAGCGACGGGAAGAAGGACCCACCCGTCGTCCTCAAACAGGCCCAGCAGGCGCTGACGTTCATCGGGCTGCTGCCGTCGGACGACGACCGGGACCTGATCAAGCGAGTGGTCGCGGTCGGCGGCGACACGGTGAGCTGCTGCGCGCGGGACGGGCGGGTCACGGTCAACGGCGTACCGCTCGAAGAGCCGTACGTACATCCCGGAGATCAGCCGTCCTCGCTCAAATTCGAGGTAAAGGTTCCGGCCGGTCGTCTCTTCGTGATGGGCGACCACCGGTCCGATTCGGCTGACTCCCGGTTCCACCTGGACGAACCCGGTCAAGGCACGGTCCCGCTGAACCGGGTGGTGGGGCGGGCCTTCGTGATCGCCTGGCCGTTCGGCCGCTGGAGCGGGCTGGCGAGACCCGGGACGTACGCCTCGGTGCCGGACGCGCGCGCCGGAACGGCCGAGTCCACAGGCCCGTCGAATAGTGTGTCCTCCCAGGATCTGAACGGAAAGGTCCCGCTCCCGACCCCTGCGGAACTCCCGCTCGTTATGGGAGTGGTGGGCCTGCACCGGCTAGGGCGCAGGCGGTCGCACGGAGTGAGGAGTGGATGTGGGGGATTTGGCGGTCGGCGCACGATCCGGACACGACGGGCCCGAGGACCGGCCGGAGCACAGCGAGTCGTCCGCGGCGGAGACGCCGGAGACGACGGACCGGAACCGGGACGACGGTGA
- a CDS encoding ammonium transporter, which translates to MLPDILTQAAAAPRLSAANTGFMLICSALVMLMTPALAFFYGGMVRIRSTLNMLMMSFVSLGIVTVLWVLYGFGLTFGTDVGSVIGWNGDYLGLSGIAVAELWGGSTIPVHVFAVFQLMFAVITPALISGALADRVRFTSWALFVALWVTVVYFPVAHWVWGPGGRLLELGVIDFAGGTAVHINAGAAALGVILVIGRRAGFGKEPARPHSLPLVMLGAGLLWFGWFGFNAGSWLGNDDGVGAVMFVNTQVATAAAMLAWLGYEKLRHGSFTTLGTASGAVAGLVAITPSGGAVSPLGALAVGAVAGVLCAMAVGLKHRFGYDDSLDVVGVHLVGGVVGSLLVGLFATGSVQSDARGLFYGGGLGQLGKQTVGVAVVLTYSLVVSALLALALDRTIGMRVTEEEEVSGIDRAEHAEMAYDFGDMSGGTDGGPAPRAAAPFVEPDTREIERALN; encoded by the coding sequence ATGCTCCCAGACATCCTGACGCAGGCCGCCGCAGCCCCCCGGCTGTCGGCCGCCAACACCGGGTTCATGCTCATCTGCTCCGCCCTGGTGATGCTCATGACCCCGGCCCTGGCCTTCTTCTACGGAGGCATGGTCCGGATCAGGAGCACCCTCAACATGCTGATGATGAGCTTCGTCAGCCTCGGGATCGTCACGGTCCTGTGGGTGCTCTACGGATTCGGTCTCACCTTCGGCACGGATGTCGGCTCCGTCATCGGCTGGAACGGTGACTACCTGGGCCTCAGCGGGATCGCGGTGGCCGAACTCTGGGGCGGCTCCACCATCCCGGTCCACGTCTTCGCGGTCTTCCAGCTGATGTTCGCCGTGATCACCCCGGCACTGATCAGCGGCGCCCTCGCCGACCGGGTGAGGTTCACCTCCTGGGCGCTGTTCGTCGCGCTCTGGGTCACGGTCGTCTACTTCCCGGTCGCGCACTGGGTGTGGGGCCCCGGCGGCCGGCTCCTCGAACTCGGTGTCATCGACTTCGCGGGCGGCACCGCCGTCCACATCAACGCGGGCGCCGCGGCCCTCGGTGTGATCCTCGTCATCGGCAGACGCGCCGGCTTCGGGAAGGAGCCGGCGCGACCGCACAGTCTGCCCCTCGTCATGCTCGGCGCCGGGCTTCTGTGGTTCGGCTGGTTCGGCTTCAACGCCGGATCGTGGCTGGGCAACGACGACGGGGTCGGCGCGGTCATGTTCGTCAACACCCAGGTCGCCACCGCCGCCGCGATGCTCGCCTGGCTCGGCTACGAGAAGCTCCGCCACGGCTCCTTCACCACCCTCGGCACCGCCTCGGGAGCGGTCGCCGGACTCGTCGCCATCACGCCGTCCGGCGGCGCGGTCAGCCCGCTCGGCGCGTTGGCGGTGGGAGCCGTCGCGGGGGTGCTGTGCGCGATGGCCGTCGGCCTCAAGCACAGGTTCGGCTACGACGACTCCCTCGACGTCGTCGGCGTCCACCTCGTCGGAGGCGTCGTCGGATCGCTCCTCGTCGGGCTCTTCGCCACCGGAAGCGTCCAGTCCGACGCCAGGGGCCTCTTCTACGGCGGCGGCCTCGGCCAGCTCGGCAAGCAGACCGTCGGGGTGGCCGTCGTCCTCACGTACTCCCTGGTCGTCTCCGCGCTTCTCGCCCTCGCACTCGACCGCACCATCGGGATGCGGGTGACCGAGGAGGAGGAGGTCTCCGGGATCGACCGGGCCGAGCACGCCGAGATGGCCTACGACTTCGGCGACATGAGCGGTGGCACGGACGGTGGCCCCGCGCCCCGCGCCGCGGCCCCCTTCGTGGAACCGGACACCCGGGAGATCGAACGGGCACTGAACTGA
- a CDS encoding RNA-binding protein, which produces MLEEALEHLVKGIVDNPDDVRVASRDLRRGRVLEVRVHPDDLGKVIGRNGRTARALRTVVGAIGGRGIRVDLVDVDQAR; this is translated from the coding sequence ATGCTCGAGGAGGCTCTCGAGCACCTCGTGAAGGGCATTGTCGACAACCCCGACGATGTGCGGGTCGCCTCGCGTGACCTGCGACGTGGTCGTGTGCTGGAGGTCCGGGTCCATCCCGACGACCTCGGCAAGGTGATTGGCCGTAACGGCCGCACCGCCCGCGCGCTGCGTACGGTCGTGGGTGCCATCGGCGGCCGTGGTATCCGCGTCGACCTCGTCGATGTGGATCAGGCTCGCTGA
- the rplS gene encoding 50S ribosomal protein L19, translating to MSHLLDGVNAASLRSDLPAFRPGDTINVHVRVIEGNRSRIQQFKGVVVRRQGAGVSETFTVRKVSFSVGVERTFPVHSPIFEKIELVTRGDVRRAKLYYLRELRGKAAKIKEKRDR from the coding sequence ATGTCTCACCTGCTCGATGGCGTCAACGCCGCCTCCCTGCGTTCGGACCTCCCGGCCTTCCGCCCCGGTGACACCATCAACGTCCACGTGCGAGTGATCGAGGGCAACCGCTCCCGTATCCAGCAGTTCAAGGGCGTGGTCGTCCGTCGTCAGGGCGCGGGCGTCAGCGAGACCTTCACGGTCCGCAAGGTCTCCTTCAGCGTCGGCGTCGAGCGCACCTTCCCGGTGCACAGCCCGATCTTCGAGAAGATCGAGCTGGTCACCCGTGGTGACGTCCGCCGCGCGAAGCTGTACTACCTCCGTGAGCTCCGCGGCAAGGCCGCGAAGATCAAGGAGAAGCGCGACCGCTGA